In a single window of the Pontibacter russatus genome:
- a CDS encoding O-antigen ligase family protein: protein MKASIMIFFNSSRIKKDIARNYYSYLIYLYAFLLPLPNNLKSGALILLALVWLGNLKTNASNLKYLVQNKVFLPFVFLYALYLLSFFLSQNKKEAVDFIILLLSVPLLPILFYKKLTKEQVRKAILIFTFSILFVSLFAIYKTYTLYFHAFPLTAANLRNLDWAYFSFSLPISIGFHAPYFSLYMGIGLVILLNEAVIQMRHRHVIFFLVHILLSFYFFTFIALLSSRTALFATVVAVAVIAATYLLQKRRFFIIAVIFISLATGSYTAYRIVPYLRDKMSSLAGSSERMYMWQAAIGVIKDNPVFGVGTGDNKEVLLAKYRLISFEEGIEAKYNVHNQYLDIAVSLGMPGLIAFVLCIAAILRYSLRERKLILLAFIVIFALCCVTESLMHRQAGVVLFSFFSAIFVFAHKPSVGE from the coding sequence TTGAAAGCAAGTATCATGATTTTCTTCAACAGCAGCAGGATTAAAAAAGATATTGCCCGAAACTACTATAGCTATCTAATATACCTATATGCGTTTCTCCTGCCCCTGCCCAACAATCTGAAATCCGGCGCATTAATACTACTTGCACTAGTATGGTTAGGTAATCTGAAAACAAATGCTTCTAATCTGAAGTATCTGGTTCAGAATAAAGTATTTCTTCCTTTCGTCTTTCTTTACGCGCTGTACCTGCTCTCCTTCTTCCTCAGCCAGAATAAAAAAGAAGCGGTTGATTTTATCATATTGCTTCTTTCTGTTCCCCTTCTTCCCATACTCTTCTACAAAAAGCTAACAAAGGAACAGGTACGTAAAGCCATTCTGATATTCACCTTCAGTATCCTCTTTGTATCATTATTTGCCATATATAAAACCTATACCCTTTATTTTCACGCTTTCCCGCTTACCGCTGCCAACCTAAGAAATCTTGATTGGGCTTACTTTTCGTTTTCGTTACCCATTTCTATCGGGTTCCATGCCCCTTATTTTAGTTTATACATGGGTATAGGCTTGGTCATCCTTTTGAATGAAGCAGTAATTCAAATGAGGCATAGGCACGTTATCTTCTTCTTAGTTCATATACTGCTGTCTTTTTACTTCTTCACATTCATTGCTCTCTTATCTTCCAGAACTGCATTATTTGCAACTGTTGTTGCGGTTGCTGTTATAGCAGCTACGTACCTGCTTCAGAAAAGAAGATTCTTTATTATAGCCGTTATTTTTATTTCTCTTGCTACAGGTTCTTATACTGCCTATCGAATCGTCCCTTACCTGCGCGACAAGATGAGCAGCTTGGCAGGCAGTTCTGAAAGAATGTATATGTGGCAGGCTGCCATAGGCGTCATTAAAGACAATCCTGTTTTTGGCGTTGGTACAGGAGATAACAAAGAAGTCCTGCTAGCAAAGTATCGCCTGATAAGTTTCGAGGAAGGGATAGAAGCGAAATATAATGTTCACAACCAGTACCTGGATATAGCCGTTTCGCTCGGCATGCCAGGCCTAATTGCCTTCGTGCTGTGCATAGCTGCTATCCTGCGATACTCCTTAAGGGAACGTAAACTTATACTGCTGGCATTTATAGTAATATTTGCTTTGTGCTGCGTTACGGAGTCTCTGATGCACAGGCAGGCAGGCGTAGTGTTGTTTTCGTTCTTCTCTGCTATCTTTGTATTTGCACATAAACCATCTGTAGGGGAGTAA
- a CDS encoding glycosyltransferase, producing the protein MSSKVKLLYITVRADHGGGPKHLDLLLNNLSERFEVYIACPTDAPYYDLWAGNEKVSGLHTIPHRKFSVKSLLSLKRYIKIQGIRLVHSHGKGAGVYARALKLLMPGLKVVHTFHGVHIQEYNPLQKSAYLLFEKAAGKLTDKFINVSNGEKNICLTSGFSTAQRTSIIYNGIASPVVKNGKTRNSSEVFTVACISRFDYSKNMQLAYTIAKAFAAASDIRFIWIGDGPDKAALEEQASTEQTNNIIFTGFKDNPSDYLQQSDIYLSTSRWEGLPIALVEAAAMGLPIVASDVTGNDEVVMQGENGFLYPLNDYEKAVQYITLLHSDMDLYNRCAERSREVYNKYFRVEDMVRKTECVYLEP; encoded by the coding sequence ATGAGCAGCAAAGTGAAGCTGTTGTACATAACCGTCAGGGCTGACCATGGCGGAGGTCCCAAGCACCTGGACCTGCTGCTTAACAACCTCTCTGAGCGGTTTGAAGTATATATAGCCTGCCCTACCGATGCGCCCTATTATGATTTATGGGCAGGAAATGAAAAAGTGAGCGGGCTCCATACCATACCGCACAGGAAATTCAGTGTAAAGTCGCTATTAAGCCTCAAACGTTACATAAAAATTCAGGGCATCAGGCTTGTGCATTCACATGGCAAAGGAGCAGGCGTTTATGCCAGAGCACTAAAGCTGCTGATGCCTGGTCTCAAGGTTGTTCACACTTTCCATGGGGTCCATATACAGGAGTATAACCCGCTTCAGAAATCAGCTTACTTGCTTTTCGAAAAGGCCGCCGGGAAGCTTACTGATAAATTCATCAATGTCTCTAACGGCGAAAAAAACATTTGCCTAACTTCGGGCTTTTCAACAGCACAGAGGACATCTATTATATATAACGGCATAGCCTCACCCGTTGTGAAGAACGGTAAGACCAGAAACAGCAGCGAAGTGTTTACTGTTGCATGCATCTCCAGATTCGACTATTCTAAAAACATGCAGCTGGCTTATACAATCGCTAAGGCATTCGCTGCGGCATCCGACATTCGTTTTATCTGGATTGGAGACGGCCCCGACAAAGCCGCTTTGGAAGAACAAGCCAGTACTGAGCAAACTAACAATATTATTTTTACCGGATTCAAAGACAATCCGTCGGATTATCTTCAACAGTCAGACATTTATTTATCTACATCGCGGTGGGAAGGACTACCTATCGCGTTGGTGGAGGCCGCCGCCATGGGATTGCCTATTGTGGCCAGTGACGTTACCGGGAATGACGAGGTAGTGATGCAGGGGGAAAATGGCTTTCTGTACCCTTTGAATGATTATGAAAAGGCTGTCCAGTACATTACTCTGCTTCACTCTGATATGGACTTATATAACAGATGCGCCGAAAGGTCACGGGAAGTTTACAATAAATATTTCAGGGTTGAGGACATGGTCCGGAAGACAGAGTGTGTCTATCTTGAACCTTAG
- a CDS encoding glycosyltransferase has translation MHGGGSERVVSHLVRHINPDKFEIILALIKKEGVFLKGIPENVEIVNLDLSRTRYAPLKIFRLLRKQKPDIVFSTLGHLNLMIASLRRLLPKSIRFIARESSTVSLHNKNEVYPALFDFLFRTVYKSFDKIVCQSGYMQQDLIQNYNIPAEKTLVINNPVDEAQIHHIIGTAPNPFQDPGRINFVAVGRLSKEKGFDRLIKAFKYIEDRSIHLSIIGDGVDKDKLVSLAEAEHLTDRISFLGFIPNPYVYMRYAKALIQTSYYEGFPNVVIEANACGVPVIGFRSPGGISEIINNTICGTLVEDDNQAALAESITQVAHTEYDRQRIMALTTERYALNKIISSYEALFSELSNS, from the coding sequence ATGCATGGAGGAGGTTCGGAGAGGGTGGTATCTCATCTGGTCAGGCATATAAACCCTGATAAGTTCGAAATAATCCTTGCTCTTATTAAAAAAGAAGGTGTTTTTTTAAAGGGTATACCCGAAAATGTTGAAATTGTAAATCTTGACCTGAGCCGCACTAGGTATGCCCCGCTTAAGATATTTAGGCTGCTGCGGAAGCAGAAGCCTGACATCGTTTTTTCAACACTGGGGCATCTGAACCTGATGATTGCTAGTTTGAGGCGCCTTCTGCCTAAAAGCATCAGATTCATTGCCCGGGAATCCAGCACAGTCAGTCTGCACAATAAGAACGAGGTATATCCTGCCCTGTTCGACTTTCTGTTCAGGACTGTTTACAAGTCGTTTGATAAAATAGTTTGCCAATCAGGCTATATGCAGCAGGATTTGATTCAAAATTACAATATTCCCGCAGAAAAAACCCTTGTAATCAATAACCCCGTAGACGAGGCCCAAATTCACCACATTATCGGCACGGCTCCAAATCCCTTTCAGGACCCTGGCAGAATAAATTTCGTAGCGGTGGGAAGGCTTTCAAAGGAAAAAGGATTTGATAGACTCATAAAGGCTTTCAAGTATATAGAAGACAGATCCATTCATCTCAGCATCATTGGGGACGGCGTAGATAAAGATAAGCTTGTTTCTTTAGCTGAGGCAGAACACCTTACAGACAGGATTTCCTTTTTGGGGTTTATCCCTAACCCTTATGTATATATGCGGTATGCAAAAGCTTTGATCCAAACGTCGTATTATGAGGGTTTTCCCAATGTCGTGATTGAGGCAAATGCCTGCGGCGTGCCGGTGATAGGATTCAGAAGCCCGGGAGGAATCTCTGAAATAATAAACAATACGATTTGCGGAACATTGGTCGAAGATGACAACCAGGCTGCGCTCGCCGAAAGCATCACACAGGTCGCCCATACCGAATATGACAGACAGCGCATTATGGCCCTTACCACCGAGAGGTATGCTTTGAACAAAATAATCAGCAGTTACGAAGCCTTGTTTTCTGAGTTGTCGAATAGTTAA
- a CDS encoding undecaprenyl-phosphate glucose phosphotransferase: MPGLYSKYIKLIHFFGDLGAIAVSVGVAYGLGNEATSTPASSILLFLCCSLVGWVICTSLLNTYKIYRVMRRLKVLLTALKAIVLYIILVEAGLNIANNETITRQILLYHYAILAFLILSWRLVVSTALRLYRLKGYNYRKVVIVGYSKVGLELEHFFRNHPEYGYRFLGFFDDKAPEDYPITGSVADVEQFVLENEVDEIYCCPFELEKGQINRLLEFVDNNLVRIKFLPEPGSFPYKKLKVDFYDMLPVLMLRSIPLDDAINKVAKRTFDIIFSLFVIISVLSWLLPILGILIKLDSRGPVFFRQERSGIDNKKFQCWKLRTMYVNKEANLKQARRGDARITRIGAFLRKTSLDELPQFFNVLFGKMSVVGPRPHMLKHTQEYAAIVDKFMVRHFIKPGITGLSQIRGYRGDTSEVSQMRGRVKLDIFYLENWSFLLDLKIIFYTVYNVFRGDKHAF, translated from the coding sequence GTGCCTGGACTGTACTCTAAATATATCAAGCTTATTCACTTCTTTGGCGATTTAGGGGCCATCGCTGTCTCCGTTGGCGTGGCGTACGGCCTGGGCAACGAGGCAACTTCTACACCTGCCTCCTCTATTCTGCTATTCCTATGCTGTTCGCTAGTAGGTTGGGTTATCTGCACCTCTCTGCTCAACACGTACAAGATATACCGTGTCATGCGCAGGCTCAAGGTGCTGCTAACGGCTTTGAAGGCCATCGTGCTATATATAATTTTAGTGGAGGCGGGCCTGAACATCGCGAATAACGAGACGATCACCCGGCAAATCCTGCTCTACCATTATGCCATTTTAGCTTTCCTGATTCTTTCCTGGCGGCTTGTCGTCTCCACGGCGCTACGGCTTTATCGGTTGAAGGGGTATAACTACAGGAAAGTAGTGATCGTGGGTTACAGCAAAGTGGGGCTGGAGTTAGAGCACTTCTTTAGGAACCACCCGGAGTACGGGTATCGGTTCCTTGGCTTTTTTGATGATAAAGCACCCGAAGACTATCCCATTACGGGCAGCGTGGCCGATGTGGAGCAATTCGTGCTGGAAAATGAGGTGGACGAGATTTACTGCTGTCCGTTTGAACTGGAGAAAGGGCAGATAAACCGCCTCCTGGAGTTTGTGGACAATAACCTTGTCAGGATAAAGTTTCTGCCGGAACCCGGCAGCTTCCCTTACAAAAAGCTGAAGGTCGATTTTTACGACATGCTGCCCGTGCTCATGCTGCGGTCCATCCCGCTGGACGATGCCATTAACAAGGTGGCGAAACGAACTTTCGACATTATTTTCTCTCTTTTTGTTATCATCTCCGTTCTGTCCTGGCTGCTGCCCATTCTGGGCATCCTCATCAAACTGGACTCCAGAGGACCCGTTTTCTTCAGGCAGGAGCGCTCAGGCATCGACAATAAGAAATTCCAGTGCTGGAAGCTACGGACCATGTACGTGAACAAGGAGGCAAACCTGAAGCAGGCCCGTCGGGGCGACGCCAGGATAACGCGCATCGGGGCATTTCTGAGGAAAACGAGCTTGGATGAGCTCCCTCAGTTCTTCAATGTCCTTTTCGGGAAAATGTCGGTGGTGGGGCCGCGCCCGCACATGCTCAAGCACACGCAGGAATATGCTGCCATTGTCGATAAATTCATGGTGCGGCACTTCATCAAACCGGGCATCACCGGCTTGTCGCAGATAAGGGGTTACCGGGGCGACACAAGCGAAGTGAGCCAGATGCGCGGCCGGGTGAAACTGGATATTTTCTACCTTGAGAACTGGTCGTTCCTGCTTGACCTGAAAATCATCTTCTACACGGTCTACAATGTTTTTCGTGGAGACAAGCACGCTTTTTAA
- a CDS encoding glycosyltransferase family 4 protein, whose protein sequence is MKTAIVHDWIPVMGGAEKVLEEIHRVYPGDIFTLMKNEDAIAGSYFSNCEIRTSFIDRLPFSKNKYRSYLPLFPLAVEQFNLTSYDLVISSSYAVAKGALTNSNQLHICYCHSPIRYAWDLYHQYLDEANLNRGLKGLIAKLVLHYIRIWDTSTVNRVDHFIANSAYIARRLKKIYNRDATVIYPPVDVDRFEFRENKENFYLTASRMVPYKRIDLIVEAFSDMPEKRLIVIGEGPDFKKIKAKAGNNVELLGYQPFNVLKDHMQRAKAFVFAAEEDFGITPVEAQACGTPVIAYGKGGALETVTPETGIFFYKQTRQSLKNAVKAFEEKVGAFNSCTIRANAEKFSRQNFSNSIRTYVESKYHDFLQQQQD, encoded by the coding sequence GTGAAAACAGCTATTGTGCATGATTGGATACCTGTGATGGGTGGTGCGGAGAAGGTACTGGAGGAAATCCACCGGGTTTACCCAGGCGACATCTTCACACTGATGAAAAACGAGGACGCTATTGCAGGCTCCTACTTCAGCAACTGCGAAATCAGGACATCTTTTATAGACAGGCTGCCTTTCTCGAAAAACAAGTACAGGAGCTACCTGCCGCTATTTCCGTTGGCTGTTGAGCAGTTTAATCTCACGTCTTATGATTTAGTAATATCATCCTCTTATGCAGTGGCCAAGGGAGCACTCACTAATTCCAATCAGCTGCATATCTGCTACTGCCACTCTCCTATCCGCTATGCCTGGGATTTGTATCATCAGTATTTAGACGAAGCAAACCTAAACAGGGGATTGAAAGGACTTATAGCGAAGCTCGTGCTACACTATATCAGGATATGGGACACCTCCACCGTTAACCGTGTAGACCATTTTATTGCGAACTCTGCTTATATTGCCAGGCGGCTCAAAAAAATTTACAATAGGGATGCTACGGTTATATATCCGCCGGTAGATGTGGACCGCTTTGAATTTCGGGAAAACAAAGAAAATTTTTACCTCACTGCCTCGCGCATGGTGCCTTACAAGCGAATAGACCTCATAGTAGAAGCGTTCTCGGATATGCCTGAGAAAAGGCTTATCGTCATTGGGGAGGGTCCAGACTTCAAAAAAATAAAAGCAAAGGCCGGCAATAACGTAGAGTTATTAGGCTATCAGCCGTTCAATGTGTTAAAGGATCATATGCAGCGGGCCAAAGCTTTTGTTTTTGCTGCCGAGGAAGATTTCGGCATCACGCCTGTTGAAGCACAGGCCTGTGGAACTCCTGTAATAGCCTACGGCAAAGGCGGCGCACTAGAAACTGTAACTCCTGAAACAGGAATATTCTTCTATAAGCAAACCCGCCAAAGCCTGAAAAACGCTGTCAAAGCTTTTGAAGAGAAGGTGGGAGCTTTCAATAGCTGCACCATCCGAGCCAATGCAGAAAAATTCAGCAGGCAAAACTTCTCCAACAGCATCAGGACCTACGTTGAAAGCAAGTATCATGATTTTCTTCAACAGCAGCAGGATTAA
- a CDS encoding O-antigen ligase family protein, which produces MRLSLNSIIYYSLLTLPVSFKIEFAEGVYLYPQELIIAIVVVLIIIFDYRQLFVLPKFISPYLYYFASVLLILVCTLISFSNFIDIAGLFKTLKYLLYIIAVLLVSRNNLAGFIASFNKIAFYSILITLVIYAFRWYTFTGTTGEYFYLTTWDVNYVPSGLSNLNFDPRTLSFTRSAGNHGVYGSYLVLIYLLNLHLLLTGNKKEGGRSSILLIILVVISLSLLTSRESLLIFLLVNLCFFSKDLLKLRLKKVYLYFLLALSVFLVVILVNDVNIGLINKIEYTLRSITESGGEQNINLRFNVWILILLSYILFPFHLLIGYGYNDFNFTYFLKETNSYFGMYDNYASVPESLFFIMLAYGGIIALFSILFFFISLLFRLSRLSRYSSLYELFFYFSVGLFITNNTGGSLMSDMLLAQFSLFYIFIHKHYEQQSEAVVHNRQG; this is translated from the coding sequence ATGAGGCTTTCTCTTAACAGCATTATATACTATTCTCTTCTAACTCTTCCGGTCAGTTTTAAGATTGAGTTTGCTGAAGGTGTATACCTATATCCGCAGGAGCTAATTATTGCTATTGTAGTAGTACTCATTATTATCTTCGATTACAGACAGCTGTTCGTACTTCCCAAATTCATAAGCCCCTATCTCTATTACTTTGCCTCCGTTCTTCTAATCCTTGTCTGCACGCTAATATCCTTCAGCAATTTCATTGATATAGCTGGTTTGTTTAAAACACTCAAGTATCTCTTATATATCATTGCTGTTCTGCTCGTGTCCCGGAACAATCTGGCTGGTTTTATCGCCTCCTTTAACAAAATAGCATTTTACAGCATCCTGATTACGTTAGTCATATATGCTTTCAGGTGGTATACTTTCACTGGCACGACTGGAGAATATTTTTACTTAACCACATGGGATGTGAATTACGTACCCTCCGGTTTATCCAATCTAAACTTTGATCCACGAACTCTGTCCTTTACCAGGTCCGCAGGCAATCACGGGGTATATGGCTCTTATCTGGTTTTAATTTACCTGCTAAACCTGCACCTTTTACTCACCGGAAACAAGAAAGAAGGTGGCAGATCAAGCATCTTATTAATAATCCTTGTTGTCATAAGCCTGTCCCTGCTCACATCCCGAGAGTCCCTCCTGATATTTCTGTTGGTTAACCTGTGCTTCTTCTCCAAAGACCTGTTAAAGCTCAGGCTAAAAAAGGTATACCTTTACTTTCTGCTGGCTTTATCAGTTTTTCTGGTTGTGATACTGGTTAATGATGTAAACATAGGTCTGATCAACAAGATTGAGTACACGCTGAGATCAATCACAGAATCGGGTGGGGAGCAGAACATAAACCTGCGGTTCAATGTATGGATACTTATTCTCCTCTCCTACATATTGTTTCCCTTTCACCTCCTTATTGGATACGGCTACAACGATTTTAATTTTACTTATTTCTTAAAGGAGACCAACAGTTATTTTGGCATGTATGATAATTACGCCTCCGTACCGGAGAGCCTGTTTTTCATCATGCTTGCTTACGGGGGGATAATTGCCTTATTTAGCATTCTGTTTTTCTTTATCAGTCTGCTGTTCAGGTTAAGCAGGCTGAGCAGGTACTCTTCTCTTTACGAGTTGTTTTTTTACTTTTCAGTTGGCCTGTTTATCACAAACAATACCGGAGGATCTTTGATGTCGGACATGCTGCTGGCGCAATTCTCGCTTTTTTACATTTTCATACACAAGCATTATGAGCAGCAAAGTGAAGCTGTTGTACATAACCGTCAGGGCTGA
- the hisS gene encoding histidine--tRNA ligase has protein sequence MSKEKPSIPKGTRDFGPAVVLRRNYIFGVIRRTFEKFGFLPLETPAMEQLSVLTGKYGEEGDQLIFKILNSGDFLAKTTEKDISEGAKHLTRKISEKALRYDLTVPFARYVVMNRNDITFPFKRYQIQPVWRADRPQKGRYREFYQCDADVVGTNSLLCEAEIVQMINEVLATLGLTDFTIKINHRGVLAGIAEAIGAKGREGDICVAIDKLDKIGQDGVRKELLERGIAPEAIGKLEPLYALEGTNEQLLEQLQTILGNTQEGKRGLQDLREVWQYLQALSSQALSAQNASGGPRLQLDPTLARGLSYYTGCIFEVKVNNVSMGSISGGGRYDNLTGMFGLPGVSGVGFSFGVDRIYDVLDELQLFPDSSQAGTLVLLVQFDRESELYALPVLQQLRDAGIAAELYPEPAKLKKQLGYADQKNIPYAILVGSEEMATGKLKLRNMQQGEQQDLTVDEIIKQLK, from the coding sequence ATGAGCAAAGAGAAACCATCTATACCAAAAGGAACACGCGATTTTGGCCCGGCTGTCGTGCTGAGGCGAAACTATATCTTCGGGGTGATCAGGCGCACTTTTGAGAAATTCGGCTTTTTGCCGCTCGAAACCCCAGCCATGGAGCAGCTCTCGGTGCTGACCGGCAAATATGGCGAGGAGGGCGACCAACTGATCTTCAAAATCCTGAATTCCGGCGATTTTCTGGCCAAAACCACAGAGAAGGATATAAGCGAGGGCGCGAAGCACCTGACACGCAAAATATCGGAGAAAGCACTACGCTATGACCTCACGGTGCCTTTCGCCCGCTACGTGGTCATGAACCGCAACGACATCACCTTCCCTTTTAAGCGTTACCAGATACAGCCGGTCTGGCGCGCTGACCGGCCGCAGAAGGGCCGTTATCGGGAGTTTTACCAGTGCGACGCCGACGTGGTCGGCACCAACTCGCTGCTCTGCGAGGCCGAGATCGTGCAGATGATCAACGAGGTGCTGGCAACGCTGGGGCTGACGGATTTCACCATCAAAATAAACCACCGGGGCGTGCTGGCGGGCATTGCCGAGGCCATCGGTGCCAAAGGGCGCGAGGGCGATATATGTGTGGCGATTGACAAATTGGATAAAATAGGCCAGGACGGCGTGCGCAAAGAACTGCTGGAGCGGGGTATAGCGCCGGAAGCCATCGGTAAGCTGGAGCCCCTCTACGCGCTGGAAGGAACAAACGAACAGCTTCTGGAGCAGCTACAAACCATCCTGGGCAACACGCAGGAAGGCAAACGCGGCCTACAGGACCTGCGCGAGGTGTGGCAGTACCTGCAGGCGCTCAGCAGCCAGGCTTTGTCTGCCCAGAATGCGTCTGGGGGCCCGAGGCTACAACTCGACCCAACCTTGGCGCGCGGCCTCTCCTACTATACCGGCTGCATCTTCGAGGTGAAGGTCAACAACGTGAGCATGGGCAGCATCAGCGGCGGCGGCCGCTACGATAACCTCACGGGTATGTTCGGCCTGCCCGGCGTGTCGGGTGTCGGCTTCTCCTTTGGCGTGGACCGCATCTATGACGTGCTCGACGAGCTGCAGCTATTCCCCGACAGCAGCCAGGCAGGCACCCTGGTGCTCCTCGTGCAGTTCGACAGGGAATCAGAGTTATATGCCCTGCCGGTGCTGCAGCAGTTGCGCGACGCTGGCATTGCCGCCGAATTATACCCCGAGCCCGCTAAACTGAAGAAGCAGCTGGGCTATGCCGACCAGAAGAACATCCCCTACGCCATACTGGTAGGCTCAGAAGAAATGGCTACCGGAAAGCTGAAGCTGCGCAACATGCAACAGGGCGAACAGCAGGACCTTACGGTAGATGAAATCATCAAACAGTTAAAATAA
- a CDS encoding HAL/PAL/TAL family ammonia-lyase, with the protein MPDVHYISGKYLDLETIGQILRGQHTLALSEEAEQRIVQGHTYLQLKINAPERPIYSTGTQTQTYQPDQEQLQRNLLLAHACGVGMEVPQDMVKLMLLLKIQSLAHGHSGVQLKTVKRLIDFYNREVYPVVYQQGSAGAGDAVPLAHLCLPLAGLGEVSFQGYKLASEHVLEMFSWEPVTLNAGEGLALLSGTQFTATYGVLALLDAQRLSRQADMIGALSLDAFDGSLETFNALIHRLHPHKGQRETAAAVRQLLEGSELMQRQKRHGLDPYSFQGMPQVHGATKDAITFTAGLVETEINTVTGDPIVFQEEDTVLSGGISHGQPLELALDFLATALANLGGISERRSCQLVSGLRGLPEFLVAEPGINTGFLASQSTAAAIVSQNRQLCTPASTGSFNAREDYICMGANAATKLYQVVENVERVLAIELLHAAQALDFRRPLRSSPVLEKLVAAYREKVPFMATDRMLHHDVKASIAFLREYPF; encoded by the coding sequence ATGCCCGATGTGCATTATATATCCGGAAAGTACCTGGACCTCGAGACTATTGGGCAGATACTGCGCGGGCAGCACACGCTGGCTCTGTCGGAGGAGGCGGAACAGCGGATTGTGCAGGGCCACACGTACCTGCAGCTGAAAATAAACGCTCCGGAACGACCGATATATAGCACCGGCACCCAAACCCAGACTTACCAGCCCGACCAGGAACAGTTGCAGCGCAACCTGCTCCTGGCGCACGCCTGCGGAGTAGGAATGGAGGTGCCGCAGGATATGGTTAAACTGATGCTGCTGCTCAAGATCCAGTCGCTGGCGCACGGGCATAGCGGTGTGCAGTTGAAAACGGTAAAGCGCCTGATCGACTTCTATAACCGGGAGGTGTACCCCGTGGTGTACCAGCAGGGTTCGGCAGGCGCTGGCGACGCCGTACCGCTGGCGCACCTCTGCCTGCCCCTGGCCGGACTCGGAGAAGTGAGCTTTCAGGGATATAAACTGGCCAGCGAGCATGTGCTGGAGATGTTCAGTTGGGAACCCGTCACGTTGAACGCCGGAGAAGGCCTGGCGTTGCTGAGCGGCACCCAGTTTACGGCTACATATGGGGTGCTGGCGCTGTTAGATGCGCAGAGACTGTCGCGGCAGGCGGATATGATTGGTGCGCTTTCGCTGGATGCATTTGATGGCAGCCTGGAGACTTTCAACGCATTAATCCACCGCCTGCACCCCCACAAAGGGCAGCGGGAGACAGCGGCGGCGGTGCGCCAGCTACTGGAGGGAAGCGAACTGATGCAGCGGCAGAAGCGGCACGGGCTGGATCCCTATTCGTTCCAAGGCATGCCACAGGTACACGGTGCCACCAAAGACGCCATTACCTTTACGGCGGGGCTTGTTGAAACAGAAATCAACACCGTTACCGGCGATCCAATCGTTTTCCAGGAAGAAGACACCGTGCTCTCAGGCGGAATTTCCCATGGGCAGCCGCTGGAGTTGGCGCTGGACTTCCTGGCCACCGCGCTGGCGAATCTTGGTGGCATTTCTGAAAGGCGCTCTTGTCAGCTTGTGTCCGGGCTGCGGGGTTTGCCGGAGTTCCTGGTGGCGGAGCCGGGAATCAATACAGGCTTCCTGGCAAGCCAGAGCACCGCGGCCGCCATCGTGAGCCAGAACAGGCAGCTTTGCACCCCCGCCTCCACCGGCTCCTTCAACGCCCGGGAAGATTATATATGCATGGGCGCAAATGCGGCCACTAAGCTATACCAGGTGGTGGAAAACGTGGAGCGGGTGCTGGCGATTGAGTTGCTGCATGCGGCGCAGGCGCTTGATTTCCGTCGTCCGCTGCGGTCTTCGCCGGTGCTGGAGAAGTTGGTGGCGGCTTACCGCGAAAAGGTGCCTTTCATGGCCACAGACCGTATGCTGCACCACGACGTCAAGGCCAGCATCGCGTTTCTGCGGGAGTATCCTTTTTAA